A DNA window from Helianthus annuus cultivar XRQ/B chromosome 15, HanXRQr2.0-SUNRISE, whole genome shotgun sequence contains the following coding sequences:
- the LOC110913692 gene encoding agamous-like MADS-box protein AGL80, with protein MPRGKVKLAFIEDNKARKNSFMKRKECLKNKLKELSTLCGIEACAIIYSSYEPGLEVWPEDNTAFQNVLNAFLTKSPMEIHKFMSNQNSYIKERISKVKGQIKKQIVANQDLVMANLMSDCLSGKASLSGLNSKDLNNLGSLAGHKLSEIEDRIKVLKSDAPAAQSQLPDPKEVVGCRNTASHMAAEGTNVDCYVPVMENTGWYPPDWTSDHVGHGLDLVPGINMMNSFPVDPIASWSDAYIPKTG; from the coding sequence ATGCCTAGGGGCAAAGTGAAGCTTGCTTTCATAGAAGACAACAAGGCAAGGAAAAACTCCTTCATGAAAAGAAAGGAATGCCTGAAGAACAAACTGAAGGAGCTGTCCACCCTATGCGGCATCGAGGCATGCGCCATCATTTATAGCTCGTACGAACCTGGACTCGAGGTGTGGCCCGAAGACAACACTGCCTTCCAAAATGTGTTGAACGCGTTCCTAACGAAGTCACCCATGGAGATACACAAGTTTATGTCGAATCAGAATAGCTACATTAAAGAAAGGATCAGCAAGGTCAAGGGTCAGATCAAGAAGCAAATCGTGGCGAACCAGGATTTGGTGATGGCCAACTTGATGTCAGATTGCTTGAGTGGTAAAGCCTCACTCTCTGGCTTGAACTCAAAAGATTTGAATAATCTTGGGTCATTGGCTGGTCATAAACTCTCAGAAATTGAGGACAGGATTAAGGTTCTCAAAAGTGATGCCCCTGCAGCACAGTCGCAACTACCAGACCCAAAGGAAGTTGTGGGTTGTAGGAACACTGCTAGCCATATGGCGGCTGAAGGAACAAATGTCGATTGCTATGTACCAGTGATGGAAAACACTGGATGGTACCCGCCTGACTGGACTAGTGATCATGTGGGGCATGGTTTGGATCTTGTTCCAGGGATCAACATGATGAACTCATTTCCTGTTGACCCCATTGCTTCGTGGTCTGATGCATACATTCCGAAAACAGGTTGA
- the LOC118487601 gene encoding uncharacterized protein LOC118487601, with protein MMQCLAPRKSGMDGMAHDLLSAMIGLTYNQPYSFSLMIFQAYKHQIGLKENDKRLMILYPRFHSLIIRHLLPNLSFDVSLPAYAQAPMHTRIFTDCAKVNVSKRTDARPVTTPLHGAIVQENYNLENDPIWINIRNGVDQIFSGGMQTVEANVHEPVAVQPLVDLQQPPVNTLQPEPIEEPAVDESIVDVSVQENVFVHTPVSTSSATGVAVETDEVILELDAALEAGPSSRAVDKRKRPIEEVYVDESVNDMLTEKQYLLLVMKNLQNRITPSEREKLDLFRAKVASFGPSSNWCIRLVSWNDRANDLDSIAFSSSSSDDEDEDRRRPDTDTVRVSAPLKTYKRRRVTVSDFQSSTPIVASVMVTSSAAPSDSRGLLRLELSIALPSLSSSLPFTSFVEATSMITSVHPLTPMMSS; from the coding sequence ATGATGCAGTGCTTAGCTCCACGAAAATCGGGAATGGATGGCATGGCTCATGATCTTCTTTCGGCAATGATTGGGTTAACTTACAACCAGCCATACAGCTTCTCACTGATGATTTTCCAAGCTTACAAACATCAAATTGGCCTGAAAGAAAATGATAAGCGATTGATGATTTTGTATCCTCGTTTTCATTCGCTTATTATTCGACACTTGTTGCCAAATCTTTCGTTCGATGTATCTCTACCTGCGTACGCTCAAGCGCCCATGCATACTCGTATTTTTACCGATTGTGCCAAGGTTAATGTGTCCAAAAGGACTGATGCTCGTCCTGTTACGACTCCTTTGCATGGTGCAATTGTTCAAGAGAACTACAATCTGGAAAATGATCCAATTTGGATAAACATTCGGAATGGTGTTGATCAAATCTTTAGTGGAGGAATGCAAACAGTTGAGGCTAATGTTCATGAACCCGTGGCTGTTCAACCTCTGGTTGATCTTCAACAACCACCGGTTAATACTCTACAACCTGAACCCATTGAAGAACCAGCTGTTGATGAATCAATTGTTGATGTTTCTGTTCAGGAAAATGTTTTTGTTCATACTCCAGTTTCTACGTCTTCGGCAACGGGAGTTGCTGTAGAAACTGATGAGGTGATCCTAGAGCTTGATGCGGCTCTAGAAGCGGGTCCGTCTTCCCGTGCAGTTGATAAACGGAAGCGTCCTATCGAAGAAGTTTATGTGGATGAGTCGGTTAATGATATGCTAACTGAAAAGCAATACCTCCTGTTAGTTATGAAGAACCTTCAAAATCGTATCACACCTTCTGAAAGGGAAAAACTTGATTTATTTCGCGCAAAGGTTGCTTCTTTCGGTCCCTCTTCCAACTGGTGTATACGCTTAGTGAGTTGGAATGATAGAGCGAACGATTTGGATTCAATCGCTTTTAGttcttcttcttctgatgatGAGGATGAAGACCGTCGTCGTCCCGATACTGATACTGTCCGTGTGTCAGCTCCTCTCAAGACGTATAAGCGACGACGGGTTACTGTTTCGGATTTTCAGTCTTCGACTCCGATAGTTGCTTCAGTTATGGTTACATCAAGCGCTGCTCCATCAGATTCCAGAGGTCTCCTAAGATTGGAGTTATCTATCGCTCTTCCGTCACTGTCTTCTTCACTTCCGTTCACATCCTTTGTGGAAGCTACCAGCATGATTACTTCTGTTCATCCGTTAACGCCGATGATGTCTTCTTAG